The Pangasianodon hypophthalmus isolate fPanHyp1 chromosome 14, fPanHyp1.pri, whole genome shotgun sequence nucleotide sequence AGGAGCGCCCGGTGCAGTACATCAGCCATAAGCTCTCTGTGCGGGAGAACAAGTACAGCACCATAGAAAACagtgtctggccatcaagtgggcgATCCTAACTCTCCGGTACTGCCTGTTGGGACAGGCCTTGCCCTGACCATGCCCTGCTCCAGTGGCTCCACCACATGAAGGATGCCAACGCGCGGATCACTcgttggtatctggcacttcagctGTTCAAGTTCCAGGTGGTCCACATGCTGGGGGCACAGATGGCTGTCATGGACTTCCTTTCCCGGCAAGGGGTGGTGGGCGGCAGGCTGGACTGCTCCTCGGCCTGAGTCGGGTGGCGgaggtacactatattaccaaaagtattcggtcacccatccaaatgatcagaatcaggtgtcctaatcacttggcctggccacaggtgtataaaatcaagcacttaggcatgcagactgtttttacaaacatttgtgaaagaatgggccgctctcagcagctcagtgaattccagcgtggaactgtcatggGATGCCACCTGtacaacaaatccagtcgtgaaatttcctcgctcctaaatattccacagtcaactgtcagctttattataacaaaatggaagagtttgggaacaacagcaactcagccacgaagtggtaggccacctaaactgacggagaggggtcagcggatgctgaagcgcatagtgcaaagaccaagtgcaatgcaaagcgtcggatgcagtggtgtaaagaacgccgccactggactctagagcagtggagacgcgttctctggagtgatgaatcacgcttttccatctggcaatctgatggacgagtctgggtttggaggttgccaggagaacggtacatttcggactgcattgtgccgagtgtgaaatttggtggaggaggaattatggtgtggggttgtttttcaggagttgggcttggccccttagttccagtgaaaggaactttgaatgcttcaggataccaaaacattttggacaattccatgctcccaaccttgtgggaacagtttggagcgggccccttcctcttccaacatgactgtgcaccagtgcacaaagcaagggccataaagacatggatgacagagtctggtgtggatgaacttgactggcctgcacagagtcctgacctgaacccgatagaacacctttgggatgaattagagcggagactgagagccaggccttctcgaccaacatcagtgtgtgacctcaccaatgcgcttttggaagaatggtcaaaaattcctataaacacactcctcaaccttgtggacagccttcccagaagagttgaagctgtaatagctgcaaaaggtggaccgacatcatattgaaccctatgggttaggaatgggatggcacttaagttcatatgtgagtcaaggcaggtgaccgaatacttttggtaatatagtgtatgtgaatGCAGGGGCATGGTTGAGCGCCGtcttgtgaatggagggcggagtGGGAGAAGGTGCATGACAGggattacacacacctgtgggGAATTTCCTAGTTATTGTTCCATGTTGCAGTGAAACAGAGAGCATAAGGAAGGTACAGATGAGCACCTTGAGATAGGGAGCTTTAGAGAAGAgagcttggtgtgtgtgtttgtatatacaCGTGAGCTATGAAGTTGCACCACTGAAAAACGAGTAAAAGGGAAAAGCgaaagtaaaaataaagctgttgtgTGTGCTCCAACCAAGCCTGCCTCCCGTCTCCTCATTTTCCCACATCAGGTAACATTATACGCAGTTTTAGTGCAGGGGCTCTAGGCCCGCCATCACAATGACCTAGAGAGATGCCATCCATGGTGTTGTAACATGCTGCAATGGCCACCACATAAACCTTTAGTAATAAATGGGGACCTGCCCTTATTTAGCAGTCCCTGATGAAGAGGTGGTATTTGGGAATTGAGCAGTGCATCAGATGTAAATGATGAGGTACATGCCACTCATTTAGTTTTACAAAATTTAATAGGTGCAACTAATCCAAAGCAGCTTGCAGAAGTGCTTCGTAGTATCTATCAGAAACATGTGCTAGATCACACTGTCAAAAACTAAGAATCCCATCAAGCTAAAACCATGTTAGAGGAGGTTACTACagcaataaagaaaacacacatcaagagattttaaatagatttaataagTGCTAATTGAAGTGCTTGCTGAAGATGTCTTTAGTCTTTGTTTGGACAGCCAGGGGAAATTCATTCCATCATCtgggtgccaggacagagaactgtcttgatgcatgtcttccttgtaccttGAGGTATGGTGAGTCCATTCAAGGTTTTCAGGTAGGTGGTGGCTGGTGTGTATTTGGTTTTGAAGTGaataaatcagtgttttaaacTTGATGCAGTCAGTTACAAGAATAGGGAAaacaacaatggggtggtgtgagaACCTGGGGAAATTGAAAACAAGtcttgcagctgcattctggatcattTGCAAAGGTCAGATGACATGCAGGgacagacctgccaggagcaagTTGCattagtccagtcttgaaatgaaaAGGCTAAGACTGAACAATCATCTGAGTGGCCTCTAGAAATGCCCAGATTCTTTAAAGGAGGAACTTGCATGACTGAGTCAGGTAAGCAATGTGAGACAAGAAAGATTATTTGTTTTCAAGAATTACCTCAAGGGTGTGTGCACTATCAGATGTTGAGAgctgtccagggagatcacaagatgcATCTCCAGAGACACATAGcagctcagtgttcctgggatttcATTTTACTAAGAAGCTTCATGCCATTCATGACAAGATGTTTGCCAAACCTGCTGAGATCCATGccgaaacatgagtgtctgacggaggaaaggagaggatgagtgtCTTAGCATAGCATAtagcatagcagtggtatgaaataCCATGTGAGAATATGACTTCActgagagagcaggtatagagggagaactGAAGAGGACCTAACACAAAGCTTTGTTGGACTTAGTGGAAAATCTGCATGGAGATGTCGATCCCATCCATGTCACTTGATATGACATTCTCTCCAGGTAAGAAGCAAACCACCATCATGCTGTCCCAGTAATTCCAACACTCATGAGAATGGACAGAAGAGTCTTTTGATTGACAGTGTTGAAGGCTTCTAAAGGTCAAGGAGAATGAGGGTTGATGACAGTTTTGATGATCTAATGGCATGAAGCTACTCAGTAATGGTGACATGTGCGAGTTCTGTGGAGTGTGCTGCTTTTAAGGCAGACTGGGAAAGATAAAGAGATAATTGatagaaaaaaggagagaagtaATACTAGTCAGTAGTTTCTGATGACTGAGGTATCTAGTGTGGGCTTTTTCAAGATGGGTATAGCCCTGGCTGTCTTGAAGGCATTCAGAAGAGGAAGTCTTCTGAGATTGTGGATCTGGAGGATTCATATGGGTGATTGTGGAACAACTCATGGAACAGCTTCCACTTAAGGACATACAGTACAAGACCTACCTTCCATTAGTGATAGCAGATTTGCTTGAAAAGTGAGCCACCAGGGTGTGCAGAGCACTAACGTCAGTAACCACTGAATTCTGTGCACCTGGAAAGAAAACTGTATAGTACTAGGCCAGACTGGTCTTCCATACAccttaatattaaaatattgacaTTACCCCTTGTGACAGAGACAATGTCACTATTTCAATATTAAAATGGTGATCATGCACTAAAGAAATggcaacttttttttctttctgcctgcCCTGTACCTGTAATTTTATCCCTGATCTTGGCTGACCATTCAGTATAAGCCTACTTTCTGTCATGGCCAGCTAAATGCTAACTGCTAACTAGTCACTGCCTATCAATGTTTGCTCCTACTTGCAGTTTGCATTAAGTTGTAGCTGCCAGCTAGAGCGCCCAAGGCTTTAAGAGGACCAGACTGCACTTACTGCTTATGGGTTCATTTTTATGTTAAGCTTTCCTAGAAATAATCATGAAAAACCTCCACCGACTTCAGAATAAATTGTAACAAAactacagtcccctctgaaattactggaacagcaaggccaattctattgttttcgctatacattgaagacattggggtttgagatcaaaagattaatATGAGAGGATGGATTAGAActtagctttcatttcctcatacttaaatctagatgtgttaaacaacttagaatatgACACCTTTTGTTTTAATCCACccattttttcaagtgatcaaaaatactggaacacgTGACTGACTTGTTTCTTGCTGCCCAGATATGCCCGGttaaattgattgtttaaagaattaatgtctactcttggtatGAGCCTtaggtttcacctgtgaagactgcatttgttaaaaagtataaaccaagatgaagaccagagagctgtctatggggaaaaaagcaagccattttgaagctgagaaaagagccATTGCATAAACATtaggcatagccaatacaacaacttggaatgtcctgaaaaagaaagaaagtactaacaaccagataaggaacaggttggccaaggaaaacaacaacagttgatgagagaaacattgtgagagctgtgaagaaaaacccaaaaaccacagttagtgacatcaccaacaaccttcacagggcaggggtgaagttatcacaatccaccattcagGTGTGTTTCCTGGACTGCTAGATCACAATCCTCAGTCCCGGCACAGGTGACTTGGTTAGTGTACTAAATCATTCTTTTCATTAGGGATAGCAGATCTGTTTGAGGAGTGACCCACAAGGGTGTGCAGACCACTTGCAAAAgtagctgctgaattctgggcAAAATGGGATCAATACATGGTAGAGGCAGAAAAGTATACAGTACAGAATGGGGCCAGTTCATCCTGTCCCAGTAGGTTATCTAGCTCTTCTAGGCAGAACGACAGTTGGCACCGAGTTTCACTGAGAAGGTCCACCTGCAATTGCACAACTTGTCCCAGATTTGGGAAACCACTTATTGATGTCACTCTCCCAGGATTACACACTCCCTCACCAGTACTCCAAGTAGGTGAGTCAATAGATAGGCTGGATTGGCTAGATTGATGCATCTGACTGTCATGACTTCTGAGCTGATAAGCATGTGATGACTTCTCAGAACAAATCAGGGTCATATAGACTGCTCTCACTTCCAGCTGGCTGATGTGTCCTGATCTCACACCTGGGGGACACATGCCCTCTATGCCCCTGTGTCATGACACTGCTGTAAAGCCAGTATTATAGTGTCTTTCTCTGATGAGACCTGCTCCCAAGTGGACCTCTTTTTTAGAATACTTTTTGCAatacttattatactgtacataggctgctactcttatgtttacacttatgcTTAcgctatttcagctacttgtattgtactcttgtactctttgcattattgtcactaggttcacttgtaaacagaactgtgtactggtcagcgctgcactgggacttactatgcccattgtctgtcccagtagtcattgtactgtcttgtgctatCTGCACAtgtttgtgcactttatgtataaattatgtagtcccttgtagttctgtgttgttctgtgtttgtcttatgtagcaccttggtcctggagaaacgttgtttcgtttcaatatgtacttgtatatggttgaattgacaataaactccacttgacttgacttgactagaaAGAACTTCtgcctctctcactgaggtaaGCATATGTATTTGAGGTCTGGCCTCAACCCACTTCTCAATGTCTTAGTAGCTCCAGCAAGCCCAATAACACTACTGCTGAGGTTGTTGAGGGTAGTCCTAGCATCCTCAGCAGGTACCTATACCACACACAGTGGTCTGGCTGAATGTTGCAAATGAAATTATGTCTGCCATAAGTTGGAGTGACAGTGTGGCTTGCATGATGAATCTTAATGAATCTCATAAGCCTGTAGTACTGTCATCAGGATTCACTGAATTACAGTTGGCAATGCTAAATgagcaatgtttttgtttgtacattGCCCCACCATCAGTCCCTGCCATTCAAGGCCATTCTTCGTGGGGCCCTTTTATTGGTGGGAAGTGCTGCTTAGGGTCTGTCTCGTGAGGGGAATGGGAGGCAATCAACCCACCAGGGGCCTGAGGGCATGATTCTTTCTGTCTATGGCTCATGCAAGGTTGACGGGACCTTTGGAATGTGGTGACCTAAAGGCACCGTGTCAGCAGTAGGTGTTGCCCTGATAATTTTGGTGATTTTGAAATCTGTGGTCTACATTCTAGACCCTTTGCCAGCAACTCCAAAAAGCATGGCTATTTCATAGGGTTGATTTACACACTATGCTAAACACACTTTTTGTCATGCATAAACCAGGCTGGAGGAGGGCCTCCCCATATCCTGTAAATGTTTTCTCATGATATGGTACCCCTGAGTAGCTAAAGATTAAGGGCCTAGATAACTTAGGTAGCCCAGATCATTAACTACTATGCCACCACTGCCCAAGTAAAATTCATTACCTTATATCTATCTGCTTATTTCTTGAAGCTGTCTATTCATGTTATGATACAAAGGCTGGGAATCATTacacaattaaaataaacaagtcCTAATGAGTCATTTAAGGCATAATAAGTTAATTAAGTTCTGAGACTTTACTGGAACAGGAACACACCTGGTTATACAGATGTGTTAAGCACTGTCTGTCATGACTAATAGTGGTGGTCTTTGTGTTTACAGCATGCACCATTTGTTGTTGCTGTAGTAGTCTCGAGCTACTGTTCATTCCTGATGGAGTTTGAGAGAGTTTACTGCCATGCTCATTGTCACAGTGTACATTCCACCTGGTAGTAATGCAAGGGAAGCACAAAATGAACACTTTGGGGCTATCGGCAACCTACAATCTGTGCACCCTGATGGATTTGTCATCGTCACTGGGGACTTTAACTAAGCATACCAGCATTTAACCAGCATGTTTAATTTGTGGGCATGGAACCACAATGGGCATGGTCATTGCaagaaaagagaacaaaaaaagcaTGAGGTGTCAGTTTCCTTGTCTAGGGCCTGTGTGAGGTTGATGGCATGCAACAAGGCACAACATGGCTGGTACATGACTGAGGGTTAAAGACCTCTCTCAAAGGCCAGTGAGATATTAGTACTGATCAGTCCTCAAATCCTCAGTCACTAAAACACCACTTCTCAAGTTAAATGCATTACCATGTACTTGTCTGCTTAGTTCTCTATTtaatataatgattataatgaaAAGGGCATAGAAACCCGCAAAGAGACCTGCTGCAACATATAATGGTTTTAATCTGATTTACATCATGAACAACAGCAGACATCACCTTCAGTGTTATGATACAGAACATGGAGACCCATCTTGAGATTGCATGAATATAGACAAGCTCATTATACCAAGGGTTTAAGACCATGTGTAGACTTTTATGTAACGCAAGACACTACAAGTGAATAGGgtaataagatttttaaaaatgataggAAAGAACATATAAAATTTCATGGATTAAGTTAATCTAAAATCGACAAGGAACTTTAGTAATACATCATAATGACACACAAACTGATATATAGGCAAACAAGATTTTCAGGtataaataacatgaaataattGTTCTGAACAGGCAGAGCTTAAGCCTTCTTCAAAGTTGTTAGATTTTTGAGAAGTTTTTTCTGTTgggttttgcatttttattactacaCTTTAAGGGGAAATCAATGGAATTCatcaaaaaaatctgaaaaattattCATGTGATCAAAATTGTTTCTACCTGTAATGTCTTGCCTTAAATGTTGGAATATGGCTAATCAGTAACTGCTTGTAAAAGAGGTAAATGCATTATGGTGtatcatttacaaaaaaaactctaaatatGCTTAAAGTCTAAATATGGTTTAAATATGGTTAATACATATGGTTAATCTCCTGTCAAGGTAATATTCTTTGATCTAGCCTAAAGTAATGCATTTTCatgacaaaatgtacaaaaacataaatctGAGGTAAAAGGTCTGATCTGAAAAGATTTTTCCAACCAACTAAATCAAATGgacatttaaattacatttcagcATACAGTAGTTAAACAGTACCTCATCAGTAAGCACCATGTTAATCTGGTTTGTGTCAATAATTTAAAGTGTCTTAATCTTAACAGAACATGAACAGTTTAAATGTATTGAATATTTACTCAATCTTATAACATTTTACAGGTGCACTGCTTATTAGATGACTTATGAAAGCCACATATTGAATGCTTATAGACTATTCAGCATGAGAGTGTTATTATGGTACAGCccatatgtatattttttctaaatatttaatcaaTTTTATGAAACCCATCACCAGAATGTACCTTTAGAATTGCCTATAAAAATCTCATCAACCAGGTAATAAATTTGTgacatttacaaatgaaaaaaatagttGAAGCCAATTCATACTCATCATCAAATAATGGACAATTGTACATTAATCAATTTAATTTGCTGCAATGTTAGAAATAATGCTCCAGTAACTATACTGTGTTAATATTGATATTAAGAACAGCATAGAGAATTATTTAAGTGATTGAAAGTccttgtttaaattttaattctTATACTTTTTGATCATGTATATCTCAGTTGCATGATTGCAAGCTGCTAGTTTTTATGACAGCACATTAAATATAAGCTTTTGTAATGGCTCCTCATCATGTATCTCCTATAgtgtatttaaattatatacagttcattatatatacacattatatggATCaagcaggttttcattccaaccacgCAGATGCCATAcctgagtctattgaaagccaagatcacctgattaaacaggtggaatcaggtgtggctcctgcttgattggaatgaaaacctgcacccacgctggccctttgtggataagattggacacccctgataTAGATAGTACTGAATTTACTGAATAACTGGAGTAGattgaagttaataaatatCCATCCATATATAAATTCCACTGTTATCAGCACATAATTTCAGATAATATCAGCAGAGTTGTTAATTTATTAAGATAGGAATATTAAGAGAAGAATAGTCATAtgtttttagttcattttcCTGTTAGATAGAAGAAATCTTTCTTTGTAATAACTTAAATATCGTTTGACGAATCTCCCTTGTTTTCAACCCGTAAATTAGAGGGTTAAGAATTGGAGGAAAGATAACAATTGAAACACCAAAGGCTCTTCTTAAGTGTGGAGATACTGCTTCTAACCTGTGAGAAATCAGTAGTAAGAAAGTGTTAACCTCAAAACTCAGAAAAACAACTAAATGTGTCCCACAGGTTTGCATTGCCTTACTTGTAGATTTTGCCTGTTTTGTAGAAAGACAGGTAATTAGGATTTTGATATATGTTAATGATACTATCAGTATGGATGAGCCTTGTATAAGAGCTATAGTAAACAAGCCATAGTAATTAACCACTCTTGTATCCTCACAGCTTAGCTTCAATAAAGATGGATTATTACAGTATGTGTCCACTATGTTTGTCCTGCAGATTTCTTTGCTTATTGTGAGCATGAATAAAATACCAATCACAGAAAAACTTATGAACCAGACCATAAAAATAAGCTTAATCAAGGTACCTTGTGTCATCAGATTGTGGTATCTCAAAGGCTCACAAATGGCAATGTATCTGTCGTATGCCATTACAGTGAGAAATAAGAGCGATCCACTCCCACACAGGTGAAAAAGGATGCCTTGCAAGGCACAGGCAGGGTAGGAGATTTCTCTGCTCTGAGACAGTACACTACAAACTAGCTGAGGGTAAAAAGCTGTAGATGCAATTAGGTCACATATGGACAAATTAAACAGCAATATGTACATAGGTTTATGCAGATCTCTTTTTACAACAATAGTCACAAGTAACAAAgaatgcaaaaacaaaattaaacagtaTGTAATGATGCCAAAAATGAATATAGAAAAAGCACTGGATGGTGGTATGTCCAATGATTCCATTGTCAGAATTGTTATGAAACGTGTTAAATTTGAATTAATAAGAAATGTGTCTCCCTCCATTGTAATTAcaaggctgaaaaaacaaataatgaaatatcaGTCAATAATTTAACACAGACAAATTGTTTTGCTTTACTACAGCTATGCTTTCTTACCTAGAGCAAGCTCATAAGACTAAGTACGTTGACGATTAATTCTGTGAAAGTACTTCAGCATTATGACACTCACAAAATGAACACATCTGAGGCAAGGGTGAGTCATTATCATCACTCAGGCATCTACCTAGAGACCTTAAATATTTGAATCCCTGTATGTTAAGTTTATCCCACAGGTCAAGTGTTTTTCAAATTCCAGTTATTGACACTAGGTTACATGGGACTGTGGGTTCGTGAGGAATCCTCTGAGTTTTGCAGCTAACAGTGGCCTatggaaaagaaataatataatgtgGATAATGTGCAAGACTATTTTTGGAAGTCCATTGGGAAGGATTGGAAAGAGACATCATGTATTTTGCATACAGTTgtataaactatatggccaaaatttatATAGCCACTGCTGCTGTGCGCACTGGACATGGAATGCTGCAAGGTCATTCATCTGGTTTACAATATTTGGTAGTCTGACCTTTGGAAACCCCAGATTTAAGTACAAGGCCATTCCAGGGTGATCTGGGCACCAACATGTGCACAACAAGCTCATCAACAAAGCATGTAGTTctaccagttttttttttttttttttttttttttgaagtgatTACTAGCACTAGTCCAGGACTACTTCAAGCTTGTGTGTACTGTCAGATGGTGTGAGGTGGTCAAGAGAGACATAACATAACAGGATGTTTGACAAACATGCTTAGATCCATGCAGAGACacgagtgtctgagggaggaaatgagaggatgagttgaatgtcttagcatagcatagcagtggtatgaaaaacaATGTGAGGATATGACTTCACTAAGCACAGGTATATagggagaacagaagaagaCCAAGCACTGAGCTTTGTGGGACTTCAGTGGAATATCTGCTTAGAGCAGATGTTGATCCCATATATGTCACTTGATATGACATTCTCTCCAGGTAAAAAGTAAAGACCGTCATGCATTCCCAGTAATTTAAGACTCTTGAGAATGGACCAAAGAGACTTGTGATTGAAGTCTTTGTTGAAGGCTGGTATAGTGGCATGGGGCTTCTCAGTAATGGCAGAAAGTGCAGGTTCTCTGGAGTGTGCTGCTTTTAAGGTAGACTGATTAGGATCTTGAAGTTTGTTCTGGGAAAGATAGAAACTGATAGTATTGatagaaaaaaaggagagaagtgATACCAGTTGGTAGTTGCTGATTACTGATGTATCCATTGTGGGCTTTTTCAGGATTGGTATAAACCTTGCTGTCTTGATGGCAGTcagtacatgaccagatgtcaCAATGCACTGGGACATATTAGAGGAGGGGTATTTAATCTTATCAGGCAAGAAACTggaatctggggagaagatggaaGTTTCAACAAGATAACGATCCTAAACATACAGTCaaaataactgtaataaaatctCCTGACTTGAATCTCACTGAAAACTTATAGTGGCTGTTGAAATTGCAAGTTACTTAGAGGGACCCTCATAACCTTTGGGGAATTGAAGACGATTCACCAAGACGAATGGGCAAAAATTTGACCACAATGAtgcaaaaagctaattattTCTTAACATAGACATCTCAAAACTCATTCATGAGTAA carries:
- the LOC113539339 gene encoding olfactory receptor 52H1-like, producing MEGDTFLINSNLTRFITILTMESLDIPPSSAFSIFIFGIITYCLILFLHSLLLVTIVVKRDLHKPMYILLFNLSICDLIASTAFYPQLVCSVLSQSREISYPACALQGILFHLCGSGSLLFLTVMAYDRYIAICEPLRYHNLMTQGTLIKLIFMVWFISFSVIGILFMLTISKEICRTNIVDTYCNNPSLLKLSCEDTRVVNYYGLFTIALIQGSSILIVSLTYIKILITCLSTKQAKSTSKAMQTCGTHLVVFLSFEVNTFLLLISHRLEAVSPHLRRAFGVSIVIFPPILNPLIYGLKTREIRQTIFKLLQRKISSI